A window of Jatrophihabitans sp. contains these coding sequences:
- the hisB gene encoding imidazoleglycerol-phosphate dehydratase HisB produces the protein MSRTGRIERSTTETKVLVEIDLDGSGRADISTGVGFFDHMLGSFAKHGLFDLTAHVEGDLHIDSHHSVEDAAIALGQAFTEAAGDKAGTRRFGDATIPMDEVLVSAAVDLSGRPYLVHHEPDGAPAYLLGRDTAYATTLTRHVFESFTYHARVALHVTVHSGRDWHHIIEAQYKAVARALRAAVELDPRQSGVPSTKGVL, from the coding sequence ATGAGCCGCACCGGACGCATCGAGCGCAGCACCACCGAGACCAAGGTGCTGGTCGAGATCGACCTCGACGGATCAGGCCGCGCCGACATCAGCACCGGGGTGGGGTTCTTCGACCACATGCTGGGCTCGTTCGCCAAGCACGGCCTGTTCGACCTGACCGCCCACGTCGAGGGCGACCTGCACATCGACTCCCATCACAGCGTCGAGGACGCCGCCATCGCGCTCGGCCAGGCCTTCACCGAGGCGGCCGGGGACAAGGCGGGCACCCGGCGCTTCGGCGACGCCACGATCCCGATGGACGAGGTGCTGGTGTCGGCGGCGGTCGACCTGTCCGGGCGGCCCTACCTGGTGCACCACGAGCCCGACGGCGCGCCGGCCTACCTGCTCGGCCGCGACACCGCCTACGCCACCACCCTGACCCGGCACGTCTTCGAGTCCTTCACCTACCACGCCCGGGTGGCGCTGCACGTCACCGTGCACTCCGGCCGGGACTGGCACCACATCATCGAGGCGCAGTACAAGGCGGTGGCCCGGGCGCTGCGCGCGGCGGTGGAGCTCGACCCGCGCCAGTCCGGCGTGCCCTCGACCAAGGGCGTGCTGTAG
- the hisD gene encoding histidinol dehydrogenase → MLRRVDLSATAASPGQLRRLLPRAEMDVSSALDAVSPLVRAVRERGYPAAREATARFDGVDVPEPRVPAEALAQALAELAGPVRTALEESIRRVRIVHAEQRRAVTEVEVAPGATVTEKWVPVDRVGLYVPGGIAVYPSSVVMNVVPAQLAGVPSLAVCSPPQKEFGGLPHPAILAACALLGVDEVYAVGGAQAIALLAYGDPELGIEPVDLVTGPGNIYVAAAKRLLRGVIGIDAEAGPTEIAILADRTADPTHVAADLISQAEHDPAAASVLVTDSSDLADAVTAQVEWQVALTRHGERVRTALSGPQSAIVLVADLEQGLEVVNAYAAEHLEVITADARKWAERVRHAGCVFVGAHSPVSLGDYCAGSNHVLPTGCTARHASGLSVQSFLRGLHLVEYSREALAEVAPHVLALAEAEDLPAHGAAVSARMPRP, encoded by the coding sequence GTGCTTCGCCGAGTCGACCTGTCCGCCACCGCCGCCAGCCCCGGCCAGCTCCGCCGGTTGCTGCCGCGGGCAGAAATGGACGTCAGCTCGGCCCTGGATGCGGTCAGTCCGCTGGTCCGGGCGGTCCGCGAGCGGGGGTACCCCGCCGCCCGCGAGGCCACCGCCCGCTTCGACGGCGTGGACGTGCCCGAACCCCGGGTGCCGGCCGAGGCGCTGGCCCAGGCCCTGGCCGAGCTGGCCGGCCCGGTCCGCACCGCCCTGGAGGAGTCCATCCGGCGGGTCCGGATCGTGCACGCCGAGCAGCGCCGGGCCGTCACCGAGGTCGAGGTGGCCCCGGGCGCCACGGTGACCGAGAAGTGGGTCCCGGTGGACCGGGTCGGGCTCTACGTGCCGGGTGGCATCGCGGTCTACCCGTCCTCGGTGGTGATGAACGTGGTTCCGGCCCAGCTGGCCGGGGTGCCGTCGCTGGCGGTTTGCTCACCACCGCAGAAGGAGTTCGGCGGGCTGCCGCATCCGGCGATCCTGGCGGCCTGCGCGCTGCTCGGGGTTGACGAGGTGTACGCCGTCGGCGGCGCCCAGGCGATCGCGCTGCTGGCCTACGGCGACCCGGAGCTCGGAATCGAGCCGGTGGACCTGGTGACCGGGCCGGGCAACATCTATGTCGCGGCGGCCAAGCGGCTGCTGCGCGGGGTGATCGGGATCGACGCCGAGGCCGGCCCCACCGAGATCGCCATCCTGGCCGACCGGACCGCCGACCCGACCCACGTGGCCGCCGACCTGATCAGCCAGGCCGAGCACGACCCGGCGGCCGCCTCGGTGCTGGTCACCGACTCGAGCGACCTCGCCGACGCGGTGACGGCGCAGGTGGAATGGCAGGTGGCGCTCACCCGACATGGCGAGCGGGTGCGCACCGCGCTGTCCGGGCCGCAGTCGGCGATCGTGCTGGTGGCCGACCTGGAGCAGGGCCTGGAGGTGGTCAACGCCTACGCCGCCGAGCACCTGGAGGTGATCACCGCCGACGCGCGCAAGTGGGCCGAGCGGGTCCGGCACGCCGGCTGCGTGTTCGTCGGCGCCCACTCGCCGGTCTCGCTGGGCGACTACTGCGCCGGGTCCAACCACGTGCTGCCCACCGGCTGCACCGCCCGGCACGCCTCCGGGCTGAGCGTGCAGTCCTTCCTCAGGGGCCTGCACCTGGTCGAGTACAGCCGCGAGGCGCTGGCCGAAGTCGCCCCGCACGTCCTGGCGCTGGCCGAGGCCGAGGACCTGCCGGCGCACGGCGCGGCGGTCAGCGCCCGGATGCCGCGGCCATGA
- the priA gene encoding bifunctional 1-(5-phosphoribosyl)-5-((5-phosphoribosylamino)methylideneamino)imidazole-4-carboxamide isomerase/phosphoribosylanthranilate isomerase PriA, with translation MNTAIAPLVLLPAVDVAGGVAVRLVQGEAGTETSYGSPLEAALAWQSDGAEWVHLVDLDAAFGRGSNRELLAEVTGQLDIAVELSGGIRDDESLAAALATGCARVNLGTAALESPDWVRSAIARHGDRIAVGLDVRGTTLAARGWTEQGGDLYEAIERLDADGCARYVVTDVHRDGTLTGPNLDLLRSVCAVTDRPVVASGGVSSLADLAQLAGLRGLGVEGAIIGKALYAGAFTLRQALATVAGV, from the coding sequence ATGAACACCGCGATCGCGCCGCTGGTCCTGCTGCCGGCCGTCGATGTCGCCGGCGGCGTCGCGGTCCGGCTGGTGCAGGGCGAGGCCGGCACCGAGACCTCCTACGGCAGCCCCCTGGAGGCGGCGCTGGCCTGGCAGTCAGACGGTGCCGAGTGGGTGCACCTGGTGGATCTGGACGCGGCGTTCGGGCGGGGCAGCAACCGCGAGCTGCTGGCCGAGGTGACCGGGCAACTCGACATCGCCGTGGAGCTGTCCGGCGGGATCCGGGACGACGAGTCGCTGGCGGCGGCGCTGGCCACCGGCTGCGCCCGGGTCAACCTGGGCACCGCGGCCCTGGAGTCCCCGGACTGGGTGCGCTCGGCGATCGCCCGGCACGGCGACCGGATCGCGGTCGGCCTCGACGTCCGCGGCACGACGCTGGCCGCCCGGGGCTGGACGGAGCAGGGCGGTGACCTCTACGAGGCGATCGAGCGCCTGGACGCCGACGGCTGCGCCCGTTACGTGGTGACCGACGTGCACCGCGACGGCACCCTGACCGGGCCGAACCTGGACCTGCTGCGCTCGGTGTGCGCCGTCACCGACCGGCCGGTGGTGGCCTCCGGCGGGGTGTCCTCGCTGGCCGATCTGGCTCAGCTGGCCGGGCTGCGCGGCCTCGGCGTCGAGGGCGCCATCATCGGCAAGGCGCTCTACGCCGGCGCCTTCACCCTGCGCCAGGCGCTGGCCACGGTGGCTGGGGTCTGA
- a CDS encoding histidinol-phosphate transaminase codes for MTGIPSRVATSVATSVATSTDAGWQLPLRPELVGQVPYGAPQLDVPVRLNTNENPYPPSAGVVADIAAAVSAAAAGLNRYPDRECAELRAALAGFLDREAGVRLGTAQLWPANGSNEVMQQLLQAFGGPGRTALSFAPTYSMYPEYARNTHTEWVTGPRAADFSLDLDQAIDLINRLQPSVVLLASPNNPTGTALPHWQLRAVLDAAPGVVIVDEAYAEFRRAGVPSAVGLLADHPQLIVTRTMSKAFALAGGRLGYLAASAEVVDAVRIVRLPYHLSAVSQATALAALAHSAELLARVAELRAERDATVGWLRELGLRAADSDANFVLFGAFADRHAVWQGLLDRGVLIRETGPDGWLRVSIGDQEQMRAFRAALQDLSGQPAMRQLTDSGGAGLSVAGSSGTGSTEEDSG; via the coding sequence ATGACCGGCATCCCCTCCAGGGTCGCGACGAGCGTTGCGACGAGCGTTGCGACGAGCACGGACGCGGGCTGGCAGCTGCCGCTGCGCCCGGAGCTGGTCGGCCAGGTCCCCTACGGCGCCCCGCAGCTGGACGTGCCGGTGCGGCTGAACACCAACGAGAACCCCTACCCGCCCTCGGCCGGTGTCGTCGCCGACATCGCCGCCGCGGTGAGTGCGGCGGCCGCCGGGCTGAACCGGTACCCGGACCGGGAGTGCGCCGAGCTGCGCGCCGCGCTGGCCGGCTTTCTCGACCGCGAGGCCGGCGTGCGGCTGGGCACGGCTCAGCTCTGGCCGGCCAACGGCTCGAATGAGGTGATGCAGCAACTGCTGCAGGCCTTCGGCGGGCCCGGCCGCACCGCGCTGTCCTTCGCCCCCACGTACTCGATGTATCCGGAGTACGCCCGCAACACCCACACCGAATGGGTGACCGGGCCGCGGGCCGCCGACTTCAGCCTGGACCTCGACCAGGCGATCGACCTGATCAACCGGCTGCAACCCTCGGTGGTGCTGCTGGCCTCGCCGAACAACCCGACCGGCACCGCGCTGCCGCACTGGCAGCTGCGCGCCGTCCTGGACGCCGCGCCCGGCGTGGTGATCGTCGATGAGGCCTACGCCGAGTTCCGCCGGGCCGGCGTGCCCAGCGCGGTGGGCCTGCTCGCCGACCACCCGCAGCTGATCGTCACCCGCACGATGAGCAAGGCGTTCGCGCTGGCCGGCGGCCGGCTGGGCTACCTGGCAGCCTCGGCCGAGGTGGTGGACGCCGTCCGGATCGTCCGGTTGCCCTACCACCTGTCCGCGGTTAGCCAGGCGACCGCGCTGGCCGCGCTGGCGCACAGCGCCGAGCTGCTGGCCCGGGTCGCCGAGCTGCGCGCCGAACGGGACGCCACGGTGGGCTGGTTGCGTGAGCTGGGACTGCGGGCGGCCGACTCCGACGCCAACTTCGTGCTCTTCGGCGCTTTCGCCGACCGGCACGCGGTGTGGCAGGGTCTGCTCGATCGGGGGGTGCTGATCCGCGAGACCGGGCCGGACGGCTGGCTCCGGGTCTCGATCGGCGACCAGGAGCAGATGCGGGCCTTCCGCGCCGCCCTGCAGGATCTGTCCGGCCAGCCAGCGATGCGGCAGCTGACCGATTCCGGCGGGGCAGGATTGAGCGTGGCCGGTTCCAGCGGAACCGGATCGACAGAGGAGGACAGCGGATGA
- a CDS encoding amidohydrolase family protein: MTDQDQPLLGRRGVRLPAALAERARAGLELIRSRRLRTGAVPSRGVAFVGTVWTGGAAQPGFGLVVLDGAGRVADLRPERGGMPSDLLVLGGINHWVVPALVDAHVHLSQPADGEAAGDWPTGLETGLVGLRDLASPLRQAQGWRTGHRPPPPGWPVIAVSGPVLTAPGGHQASCWAGATAEFVNSPVQARWTVQRLAADGVDLIKLGLDPGPDAGPTLPPAVVRAVVNAAHDAGLPVLAHALSAELVGRALDAGVDELARVPTERLPAALIERIAGSGMKVTSTLQRFFSSGHGRDAAANAADLVSAGVPLLYGTDSARSGAAPAVDPRELDRLANTGLGRLGALRAATEHSAGAAGMRRRTGRLRVGEPAALVLLPASPLVEPGVWRTPGAVFVDGRLTVSPNAPNHRAVRPAGATPSGLTAAADQGSR, encoded by the coding sequence GTGACCGATCAGGATCAGCCGTTGCTCGGCCGCCGCGGTGTGCGGTTGCCCGCGGCGCTGGCCGAGCGGGCCAGAGCCGGCCTGGAGCTGATCCGGTCACGCCGGCTGCGGACCGGCGCCGTCCCCAGCCGCGGGGTCGCCTTCGTCGGCACCGTCTGGACCGGCGGCGCTGCCCAACCCGGCTTCGGCCTGGTGGTGCTCGACGGCGCCGGCCGGGTCGCCGACCTCCGCCCCGAACGAGGCGGGATGCCCAGTGACCTGCTGGTGCTGGGCGGGATCAACCACTGGGTGGTGCCGGCCCTGGTGGACGCCCACGTGCACCTGAGCCAGCCGGCCGACGGGGAAGCAGCGGGGGACTGGCCGACCGGCCTGGAGACCGGGCTGGTCGGCCTTCGCGACCTGGCCTCGCCGCTGCGGCAGGCGCAGGGCTGGCGCACCGGGCACCGCCCGCCGCCGCCCGGCTGGCCGGTGATCGCGGTGAGCGGGCCGGTGCTGACCGCCCCCGGCGGCCACCAAGCCAGCTGCTGGGCCGGCGCCACCGCGGAGTTCGTCAACTCACCGGTGCAGGCGCGTTGGACGGTGCAGCGGCTGGCCGCCGACGGGGTGGACCTCATCAAGCTCGGCCTCGACCCCGGCCCGGACGCCGGGCCCACCCTGCCGCCGGCGGTGGTCCGGGCGGTGGTGAACGCCGCCCACGACGCCGGACTGCCGGTGCTGGCCCACGCGCTGAGCGCCGAGCTGGTCGGCCGCGCCCTGGACGCCGGGGTCGACGAGCTGGCCCGCGTCCCCACCGAGCGGCTGCCCGCTGCCCTGATCGAGCGGATCGCCGGCAGCGGGATGAAGGTCACCTCCACCCTGCAGAGGTTCTTCTCCTCCGGCCACGGCCGGGACGCCGCGGCCAACGCCGCCGACCTGGTCAGCGCCGGGGTGCCGCTGCTCTACGGCACCGACTCAGCCCGCTCCGGCGCCGCCCCGGCGGTGGACCCGCGCGAGCTGGACCGGCTGGCCAACACCGGGCTGGGACGGCTCGGAGCGCTCCGGGCCGCCACCGAGCACAGCGCCGGCGCTGCCGGGATGCGCCGGCGCACCGGGCGGCTGCGGGTCGGCGAGCCCGCCGCGCTGGTGTTGCTTCCCGCCAGCCCGCTGGTGGAGCCGGGCGTCTGGCGCACGCCGGGTGCGGTGTTCGTCGACGGTCGGCTTACCGTTAGTCCCAACGCGCCCAACCACCGGGCCGTCCGTCCCGCCGGCGCCACACCGTCCGGCCTCACCGCCGCCGCCGACCAGGGGAGCCGATGA
- the hisF gene encoding imidazole glycerol phosphate synthase subunit HisF, with the protein MPVAVRVIPCLDVADGRVVKGVNFTGLRDAGDPVELARRYDAEGADELTFLDITASSAGRRTTLAVVSRTAEQVFIPLTVGGGVRSAADVDALLRAGADKVGVNTAAIARPELLAEIADRFGRQVLVLSVDARRTPAGAAATESGFEVTTHGGRRGTGIDALWWAARAAELGAGEILLNSMDADGTRNGFDLELIAGVRAVVSVPVIASGGAGAVRHFPPAVAAGADAVLAASVFHYQQVSIGEVKSCLAAAGVPVRLAPAVR; encoded by the coding sequence GTGCCGGTCGCGGTCCGAGTCATCCCCTGCCTGGACGTCGCGGACGGCCGGGTGGTCAAGGGCGTCAACTTCACCGGCCTGCGCGACGCCGGCGATCCGGTGGAGCTGGCCCGCCGCTATGACGCCGAGGGCGCCGACGAGCTGACCTTTCTCGACATCACGGCGTCCTCGGCCGGCCGCCGGACCACCCTGGCGGTGGTGTCGCGGACCGCGGAGCAGGTCTTCATCCCGCTGACCGTGGGCGGCGGGGTGCGCTCGGCGGCCGACGTGGACGCGCTGCTGCGGGCCGGCGCCGACAAGGTCGGGGTGAACACCGCCGCGATCGCCCGTCCGGAGCTGCTGGCCGAGATCGCCGACCGGTTCGGCCGGCAGGTGCTGGTGCTGTCCGTCGACGCCCGCAGGACGCCGGCCGGCGCCGCGGCGACCGAGTCCGGCTTCGAGGTGACCACCCACGGCGGCCGGCGCGGCACCGGCATCGACGCGCTGTGGTGGGCGGCCCGGGCCGCCGAGCTGGGCGCGGGGGAGATCCTGCTGAACTCGATGGACGCCGACGGCACCCGCAACGGCTTCGACCTGGAGCTGATCGCCGGGGTCCGGGCGGTGGTGTCGGTGCCGGTGATCGCCAGCGGCGGCGCCGGCGCGGTCCGGCACTTTCCGCCGGCGGTGGCGGCCGGCGCCGACGCGGTGCTGGCGGCCAGCGTGTTCCACTACCAGCAGGTCAGCATCGGCGAGGTCAAGAGCTGCCTGGCGGCCGCCGGCGTCCCGGTCCGGTTGGCTCCGGCCGTTCGCTGA
- a CDS encoding response regulator transcription factor, with product MSSSVSTVSGQSARQPAPRAKRRVLVVDDEENVVHLVASALRFDGYEAVTADNGHSALAAVAEYDPDLVVLDVMMPGLDGHAVLQHLRSAGSVVPVIFLTARDAANDRVAGLRSGADDYVVKPFSVEELLARVNAVLRRTQAEQDRDGVLRVADLELDENSHEVTRAGEEVHLTATEFELLRYLMRNERVVLSKAQILDRVWKYDFQGQSNIVELYIGYLRKKIDHIEPKLIHTVRGAGYVVKAPRG from the coding sequence ATGTCCAGTTCTGTCTCCACAGTCTCAGGCCAGTCCGCCCGCCAGCCCGCCCCGCGCGCCAAGCGCCGGGTGCTGGTCGTCGATGACGAGGAGAACGTGGTGCACCTGGTCGCCTCCGCGCTGCGCTTCGACGGCTACGAGGCGGTGACGGCCGACAACGGCCATTCCGCGCTGGCCGCGGTCGCCGAGTACGACCCCGACCTGGTGGTGCTCGATGTGATGATGCCCGGCCTGGACGGTCACGCCGTGCTGCAGCACCTGCGCTCGGCGGGCTCCGTGGTGCCGGTGATCTTCCTGACCGCCCGCGACGCCGCCAACGACCGGGTGGCCGGGCTGCGCTCGGGTGCCGATGACTACGTGGTGAAGCCGTTCAGCGTCGAGGAGCTGCTGGCCCGGGTCAACGCCGTGCTGCGCCGCACCCAGGCCGAGCAGGACCGCGACGGGGTGCTCAGGGTCGCCGACCTGGAGCTGGATGAGAACAGCCACGAGGTGACCAGGGCCGGCGAAGAGGTGCACCTGACCGCCACCGAGTTCGAGCTGCTGCGCTACCTGATGCGCAACGAGCGGGTGGTGCTGTCCAAGGCCCAGATCCTGGACCGGGTGTGGAAGTACGACTTCCAGGGCCAGTCCAACATCGTCGAGCTCTACATCGGCTACCTGCGCAAGAAGATCGACCACATCGAGCCCAAGCTGATCCACACCGTCCGGGGCGCCGGCTACGTGGTCAAGGCGCCGCGGGGGTGA
- a CDS encoding GyrI-like domain-containing protein, producing MSADLKLGSSRSAMQTYDIKKERKDLYSPKRGDFEIIDVPDLGFLMIDGHGDPNTSAAYRDAVAALYTASYAVRAATKARGERVHTVAPLEGLWSATDWEVFRTGDKDAWDWTMMIAQPDWVSSELVDEALAAARKKGLPALSLIRFERYAEGRSAQILHVGSYDDEGPTLARLHAEFLPAHGLVPTGLHHEIYLSDPRKTEPGKLKTILRQPVTSTA from the coding sequence ATGTCGGCCGACCTGAAGCTCGGTTCCAGTCGGAGCGCGATGCAGACCTATGACATCAAGAAGGAGCGCAAGGATCTCTACTCGCCCAAGCGCGGCGACTTCGAGATCATCGACGTGCCCGACCTGGGGTTCCTCATGATCGACGGGCATGGTGACCCGAACACCTCCGCCGCCTATCGCGACGCGGTGGCCGCGCTGTACACCGCCTCCTACGCGGTGCGAGCCGCGACAAAGGCAAGAGGGGAAAGGGTGCACACGGTGGCGCCCCTCGAAGGGCTGTGGTCAGCAACGGATTGGGAGGTCTTCCGTACCGGCGACAAGGACGCCTGGGACTGGACGATGATGATCGCCCAACCCGACTGGGTCAGCTCCGAGCTTGTCGATGAAGCCCTGGCCGCCGCGCGGAAGAAAGGATTGCCGGCACTCAGCCTGATTCGCTTCGAGCGCTATGCCGAAGGCCGCAGCGCGCAGATCCTGCACGTCGGCTCCTATGACGATGAGGGCCCGACGCTTGCGCGCCTGCATGCCGAGTTCCTCCCCGCCCACGGACTCGTGCCGACAGGCCTACACCACGAGATCTACCTCTCTGATCCCCGCAAGACCGAGCCCGGCAAGCTAAAGACGATCCTGCGCCAACCCGTCACGTCAACCGCATAA
- the hisH gene encoding imidazole glycerol phosphate synthase subunit HisH produces the protein MSKVIVLDYGSGNVRSAVRALERVGAEVELSADPQAAVEADGLVVPGVGAFAACMAGLREVQAGRILTERVRAGRPVLGICVGMQVLFTAGVEHGVQTPGLGVLPGRVERLNAPVIPHMGWNTVRPPAGSVLFDGVEPGTRFYFVHSYAVHPSPEHPSPEHPSPERPAIEQAGYAATLAEHGEDFVAAVEAGPVSATQFHPEKSGDAGAQLLANWLGTL, from the coding sequence ATGAGCAAGGTGATCGTGCTCGACTACGGCTCGGGCAACGTCCGCTCGGCGGTGCGCGCGCTGGAGCGGGTCGGCGCAGAGGTCGAGCTCAGCGCCGACCCGCAGGCCGCCGTCGAGGCCGACGGCCTGGTGGTGCCGGGCGTCGGAGCGTTCGCGGCCTGCATGGCGGGCCTGCGCGAGGTGCAGGCCGGCCGGATCCTCACCGAACGGGTGCGGGCCGGCCGTCCGGTGCTCGGCATCTGCGTCGGCATGCAGGTGCTGTTCACGGCCGGCGTCGAGCACGGGGTCCAGACGCCGGGCCTGGGCGTGCTGCCCGGCCGGGTCGAGCGGCTCAACGCCCCGGTGATCCCGCACATGGGCTGGAACACGGTGCGCCCGCCGGCCGGCTCGGTGCTGTTCGACGGCGTCGAGCCCGGCACCCGGTTCTACTTCGTGCACTCCTACGCGGTCCACCCCAGCCCCGAGCACCCCAGCCCCGAGCACCCCAGCCCCGAGCGCCCCGCGATCGAGCAGGCCGGTTACGCGGCCACCCTGGCCGAGCACGGCGAGGACTTCGTCGCGGCGGTGGAGGCCGGGCCGGTGTCGGCCACCCAGTTCCACCCGGAGAAGTCCGGGGACGCCGGGGCGCAGCTGCTGGCCAACTGGCTGGGCACCCTGTGA
- a CDS encoding neutral zinc metallopeptidase, whose translation MTFNLRLALSAALLPVSLLLSACDPSLPRSNNNDSGSQSEQRNASVRIVNDGRTEFDQVVKNSIADLQEFWRANYPKASGGRAYPELRGGIYSVDGKKVPAAAKRNACLREDPSGAENNAFYCPADDSVVFDRNPENLVGQLGQKYGKFMITAVVAHEWGHAMQQRLGVFEAGPDGERPPTIFTETQADCAAGAFIRTAQDGQTEHVAVTQEELEEMLLGYLQVRDPPPVTYEQISHGNGFDRLSAMADGIANGVEYCFGREFQQREFTERPFTSDADYQQRGNLPYEQVIDPTPDSPDQSTLQNELNSFWSKAAESVDKSWKDVELRETGSPDCPDVQEASEFDYCPAGDYVYFTDEFARQAYNSLPDKRVDRSTGELTLIDDAPADYALGMLFVYGWSMGVRDQLFARPIDDRDAMLDASCYSGAFTASINDGEQGFQLSPPDMDEATSAVIKLVPSDKAYGAHETTALQRIQRFTEGYFGGLPAC comes from the coding sequence GTGACCTTCAACCTTCGCCTGGCCCTGTCGGCAGCGCTGTTGCCCGTCAGCCTGCTGCTGTCGGCCTGCGACCCCTCGCTGCCCCGGTCGAACAACAACGATTCGGGCTCGCAGTCCGAACAGCGCAACGCCTCGGTCCGGATCGTCAACGACGGGCGCACCGAATTCGACCAGGTGGTCAAGAACTCCATCGCCGACCTGCAGGAGTTCTGGCGCGCCAACTACCCCAAGGCCTCCGGCGGCCGGGCCTACCCCGAGCTGCGCGGCGGGATCTACTCGGTCGACGGCAAGAAGGTCCCCGCCGCGGCCAAGCGCAACGCCTGCCTGCGCGAGGACCCGAGCGGCGCGGAGAACAACGCCTTCTACTGCCCCGCCGACGACTCGGTGGTCTTTGACCGCAACCCCGAGAACCTGGTCGGCCAGCTGGGCCAGAAGTACGGCAAGTTCATGATCACCGCGGTGGTCGCGCACGAGTGGGGTCACGCCATGCAGCAGCGGCTGGGCGTCTTCGAGGCCGGCCCTGACGGCGAGCGGCCACCCACCATCTTCACCGAGACCCAGGCAGACTGCGCGGCCGGGGCGTTCATCCGCACCGCCCAGGACGGCCAGACCGAGCATGTCGCGGTCACCCAGGAAGAGCTGGAGGAGATGCTGCTGGGCTACCTGCAGGTGCGTGACCCGCCGCCGGTGACCTACGAGCAGATCTCGCACGGCAACGGCTTCGACCGGCTGTCGGCGATGGCCGACGGGATTGCCAACGGCGTGGAGTACTGCTTCGGCAGGGAGTTCCAGCAGCGGGAGTTCACCGAACGCCCGTTCACCTCCGACGCCGATTACCAGCAGCGCGGCAACCTGCCGTACGAGCAGGTCATCGACCCGACCCCGGACTCACCCGACCAGTCGACCCTGCAGAACGAGCTGAACAGCTTCTGGAGCAAGGCGGCGGAGTCGGTGGACAAGTCCTGGAAGGACGTCGAGCTCCGCGAGACCGGCAGTCCGGACTGCCCGGACGTGCAGGAGGCCAGCGAGTTCGACTACTGCCCGGCCGGTGACTACGTCTACTTCACCGACGAGTTCGCCCGGCAGGCCTACAACAGCCTGCCGGACAAGCGGGTGGACCGGTCCACCGGCGAGCTGACCCTGATCGACGACGCGCCGGCGGACTACGCCCTCGGGATGCTGTTCGTCTACGGCTGGAGCATGGGGGTGCGCGACCAGCTGTTCGCCCGCCCGATCGATGACCGGGACGCCATGCTGGACGCCAGCTGCTACAGCGGGGCCTTCACCGCCTCGATCAACGACGGGGAGCAGGGTTTCCAGCTGTCACCGCCGGACATGGACGAGGCCACCTCGGCGGTGATCAAGCTGGTGCCCTCGGACAAGGCCTACGGCGCGCACGAGACCACGGCGCTGCAGCGCATCCAGCGCTTCACCGAGGGCTACTTCGGCGGGTTGCCCGCCTGCTGA
- a CDS encoding LON peptidase substrate-binding domain-containing protein, whose translation MPHPTSGKAEVLPLFPLGTVLVPGMRLSLHVFEPRYRQLVADLLNAEGPGAPEFGVVALRQGWEVGELGDVYDVGTSARVTDVLPHPDGRCDLAAVGERRFVIDSLDTGAKPYLVAEVRWLTEPAGEIGSGLATSVRRALDIHLRTLTALNADLAEFTDLPVSADPRALSYAVAMLPSLPMLDRQALLGVADTAARLKAGRAVLRRETELLRQLRAVPITAATFRRSRGTS comes from the coding sequence GTGCCTCATCCGACGTCCGGCAAGGCCGAGGTGCTGCCGCTGTTCCCGCTGGGAACGGTGCTGGTGCCGGGCATGCGGCTGTCACTGCACGTCTTCGAGCCCCGCTACCGGCAGCTGGTCGCTGACCTGCTCAATGCCGAAGGCCCCGGCGCGCCGGAGTTCGGGGTGGTCGCGCTGCGTCAGGGCTGGGAGGTCGGCGAGCTCGGCGATGTCTACGACGTCGGCACCTCGGCCCGGGTGACTGACGTGCTGCCCCACCCCGACGGCCGCTGCGACCTGGCGGCGGTCGGGGAACGCCGGTTCGTCATCGACTCCCTGGACACCGGCGCCAAGCCCTACCTGGTGGCCGAAGTCCGCTGGCTGACCGAGCCGGCGGGCGAGATCGGGTCCGGACTGGCCACCTCGGTGCGGCGAGCGCTGGACATCCACCTGCGCACCCTGACCGCGCTCAACGCCGACCTCGCGGAGTTCACCGACCTGCCGGTCTCGGCCGACCCGCGGGCGCTGTCCTACGCGGTGGCCATGTTGCCCTCGCTGCCGATGCTGGACCGCCAGGCGCTGCTCGGCGTCGCCGACACCGCGGCCCGGCTGAAGGCCGGACGGGCGGTGCTGCGCCGTGAGACCGAGCTGCTGCGCCAGCTCCGCGCGGTGCCGATCACCGCGGCGACCTTCCGGCGCAGCCGGGGCACCAGCTGA